The Amblyomma americanum isolate KBUSLIRL-KWMA chromosome 6, ASM5285725v1, whole genome shotgun sequence genome has a window encoding:
- the LOC144094747 gene encoding uncharacterized protein LOC144094747 has product MTSTATTRPGMLICVVGESLSNPTVFDGTMCDYAIYPDLVKDGTDFVPLYGKTSWEAFKKATETNSQIGVGVSFSLLQAKHSNSTVAYIPTAVPQLEYFVRTMRVSAMGVLDFARREGMNTNQLKPMFEVLDRVVRQQNHKTPMVFLGVELGTGDVVDQFVSELPPSVGYITTIIIQTHVHDLPRGPPNGYNGCISFPVSLNGSPRMLPGFELARIAQHHLRSQGDNFRIMFSSTLGVAMFVGEEGGSEPTQPYQSCERTLLVDYDVLCNTTVSSGDPNYHRLDGYAYKTWVHGNRSYWASFETEQSLTVKLQRYITNVSDGWALFEVQHDVGKACGLNDNSRVFAVQTKARTRVP; this is encoded by the exons ATGACATCGACAGCCACAACTCGACCCGGCATGCTGATCTGCGTCGTCGGAGAGAGTTTGTCGAACCCGACGGTGTTCGATGGGACCATGTGCGACTATGCCATCTACCCTGATCTCGTGAAAGACGGCACAGACTTCGTACCGCTGTACGGAAAGACCTCATGGGAGGCATTCAAAAAG GCTACCGAGACTAATTCACAAATAGGAGTCGGTGTGAGTTTCTCTCTGCTCCAAGCCAAGCACAGCAACAGCACCGTGGCCTACATTCCCACTGCAGTGCCCCAGTTGGAATATTTTGTGCGAACGATGAGGGTGTCGGCTATGGGAGTTCTGGATTTCGCTCGCCGCGAGGGCATGAACACGAACCAGCTGAAGCCCATGTTCGAG GTGCTGGATAGAGTGGTGCGCCAACAGAACCACAAGACACCAATGGTTTTCCTCGGAGTGGAACTGGGCACCGGTGATGTAGTCGACCAATTTGTTTCCGAATTGCCACCATCTGTAGG GTATATTACCACAATTATTATCCAGACCCACGTTCACGATCTTCCGAGAGGTCCACCGAACGGTTATAATGGGTGTATATCCTTCCCTGTGTCGTTAAACGGATCTCCGCGGATGCTGCCTGGCTTT GAATTAGCGCGGATTGCACAGCATCATTTGCGGTCTCAAGGTGACAATTTCCGCATTATGTTCTCCTCAACATTGGGCGTCGCGATGTTCGTCGGCGAGGAGGGAGGCAGCGAGCCAACGCAGCCGTATCAGAGCTGCGAACGGACTCTCCTGGTCGACTACGACGTCCTCTGCAATACAACGGTCAGCAGCGGAGACCCAAACTACCACCGCCTTGATGGGTACGCGTACAAGACATGGGTGCACGGTAACCGCAGCTACTGGGCCAGTTTCGAGACTGAGCAGTCCTTGACTGTAAAG CTGCAAAGGTACATCACGAACGTCTCTGACGGCTGGGCGCTCTTCGAGGTCCAGCATGACGTAGGAAAGGCGTGCGGCTTGAACGACAACAGTCGCGTGTTTGCGGTCCAGACAAAAGCGCGCACCCGAGTTCCATAA